In Strigops habroptila isolate Jane chromosome 14, bStrHab1.2.pri, whole genome shotgun sequence, one genomic interval encodes:
- the OTOP3 gene encoding proton channel OTOP3 — protein sequence MSGNKVSKQKSCQHCKNRPASAPQDTAMIHYEKFWLYRHCSSVQQRHRQAQKAGQLFSGLLAMNVVFLGSAFVSSMIFNHVAITLADVWILLSILKVLCLCWIIYYLLGTSRQPHAVLYRDSHAGPIWIRGSVLLFATFSVLLNTFHIGYSAVLIQCKSRVEIVFPSIEILFICTQAFFLWHHCKDCIQVQHNLTRCGLMLTIATNLLLWLLAVTNDTIHMEIESQLREVEQRFAGNETVSCTCPNTTICKVFQKGYILLYPFNTEFCLVCCSVLYVMWKNVGRRISHHHAPHIKHKFKLQGVVFGPLLGAVAVIIGICVFMMYQIQATSSAPDHQVFVMFYSYYIVLLPVMSVGAVVGTIIHALEKKELDTVKNPTRSLDVILLMGAALGQIGMSYFSIVALVATDPRDQLNSLILSYSVLLILQTITQNVFIIDGLHRQPLVATTEARHTGHDRHHAAASELPEEEETTTSSKQGHTHSSKEEEVKEEQIHEAYDQRRLSVLELGQEIRKASLSYIHSYSHLSWKRRALREISFFLVLCNIILWVIPTFGAHPVFENGLEKSFYGYSTWFAIVNFGLPLGVFYRMHSVGGLLEVYVTA from the exons ATGTCGGGCAACAAAGTCTCCAAGCAGAAATCCTGCCAGCACTGCAAGAACAGGCCAGCATCAGCTCCACAGGACACCGCCATGATCCACTATGAGAAGTTCTGGCTGTACCGGCACTGCTCCTCGGTGCAGCAGCGGCACAGGCAAGCTCAGAAAGCAGGGCAGCTCTTCTCGGGGCTGCTGGCCATGAACGTGGTGTTCCTGGGCAGTGCCTTCGTCAGCAGTATGATTTTTAACCATGTGGCCATCACCCTGGCGGATGTCTGGATCCTGCTCTCCATCCTCAAGGTCTTGTGCCTGTGCTGGATTATCTACTACCTGCTGGGTACCAGCAGGCAGCCACATGCGGTGCTGTACCGGGATTCCCATGCGGGGCCTATCTGGATTAGGG GGTCAGTGCTGCTCTTCGCCACTTTCAGCGTCCTCCTGAACACGTTTCATATCGGCTACAGCGCGGTTCTCATCCAGTGCAAATCCAGGGTGGAAATCGTGTTCCCCAGCATTGAAATCCTTTTTATCTGCACCCAG GCTTTTTTCCTGTGGCATCACTGTAAGGACTGCATTCAGGTCCAGCACAACCTCACCAG gtgTGGGTTGATGCTGACCATAGCCACCAACCTCCTCCTCTGGCTCTTGGCTGTGACCAACGACACCATTCACATGGAGATCGAGTCTCAGCTGCGCGAGGTGGAGCAGCGATTTGCAG GCAACGAGACTGTCTCATGCACATGCCCAAACACAACCATCTGCAAAGTCTTCCAGAAGGGCTACATCCTGCTCTACCCCTTCAACACCGAGTTCTGCCTCGTCTGCTGCTCCGTGCTGTATGTCATGTGGAAGAACGTGGGGAGACGCATCAGCCACCACCATGCCCCTCACATCAAGCACAAGTTCAAGCTCCAGGGGGTGGTCTTTGGGCCACTGCTGGGTGCCGTTGCTGTCATCATCGGGATCTGCGTCTTCATGATGTACCAGATCCAGGCCACCAGCTCGGCCCCTGACCACCAGGTCTTTGTGATGTTTTATTCATACTACATTGTGCTCCTGCCTGTGATGAGTGTGGGTGCAGTGGTTGGGACAATCATCCACGCCTTGGAAAAGAAGGAGCTGGATACAGTGAAGAACCCAACCCGCAGCCTGGATGTGATCCTGTTGATGGGGGCAGCCCTCGGCCAGATCGGCATGTCCTACTTCTCCATTGTAGCCCTTGTGGCCACCGACCCCAGAGACCAGTTGAACAGTCTCATCCTGTCCTATTCTGTCCTCCTCATCCTTCAGACCATCACCCAAAATGTCTTCATCATTGATGGGCTTCATCGGCAGCCCTTAGTGGCAACAACTGAGGCCAGACACACAGGACATGACAGGCACCATGCAGCAGCTTCGGAGCTACCTGAGGAAGAGGAAACCACAACTAGCAGCAAACAGGGGCACACACACTCCAGCAAAGAGGAGGAAGTTAAAGAAGAGCAGATCCATGAAGCCTATGACCAGAGACGACTGAGCGTGCTGGAGCTGGGACAGGAGATCCGCAAAGCTTCCCTGTCCTATATCCACAGCTACTCTCAcctgagctggaagagaagagcaCTTAGAGAGATCTCattcttcttggttttgtgcAACATCATA CTGTGGGTCATTCCCACATTTGGGGCTCACCCTGTCTTCGAGAATGGGCTGGAAAAGTCCTTTTACGGCTACTCCACCTGGTTTGCCATCGTGAACTTCGGCCTCCCCCTGGGGGTGTTCTACCGAATGCACTCCGTGGGGGGGCTCCTGGAGGTCTATGTCACAGCCTGA
- the OTOP2 gene encoding proton channel OTOP2: protein MTEEPMRKNSEIGHPNSSMGCGHKDDKASLASSQRASFSHQPHQPPSTPASKEVWKKGGRMFSILLAVHLALLACTLVSSGAFEKIAVHDYDVFFLLTVMMLIVIIWIIFYLFGTSRCPDAILCKDSHAGPIWLRGGLILFAIFSLVMDVFKIGYYSSFYSCLSAIKIIYPIVQAIFVVIQTYFLWVSAKDCVHVHLNVTRCGLMLTLTTNLAVWMSAVTDESVHKAHSKLKKNVTDEIFRWLLKAGMRSSSPEECNCNSQICQVFKNGYFWLYPFNIEYSLFASAMVYVMWKNVGRFIDHHSHHVHRLKFRLFRRTFFVGIVLGLITLVSGLGVLILYEVQVNSSTESSKKSQALTMYYIFNIVCLGLMSLVCIGGSVIYRFDKRDMDRHKNPTRTLDVALLMGAALGQYAISYYSIVAIVASTPRNAISALNLTYALLMIAQHTFQNIFIIEGLHRQPPKEDHKHDSHQKDLYGLTFVNINAVSLRMPDSGSTLAPSTVSGAEAIHPSDLVRSLTAPKRMNWRRKFLREISMFLLLSNIILWIMPAFGARPQFDNDTELNFYGDSMWPAIVDICLPFGIFYRMHAVASLLEVYTMS, encoded by the exons ATGACTGAAGAGCCCATGCGGAAGAACAGCGAGATCGGACACCCTAACTCCAGCATGGGCTGTGGACACAAGGATGACAAAGCCAGCCTGGCCTCGAGCCAGAGAGCGTCTTTCAGCCACCAACCTCATCAGCCTCCCTCCACTCCTGCCTCCAAGGAAGTGTGGAAGAAGGGCGGCCGCATGTTCTCCATCCTGCTGGCAGTGCACTTGGCACTACTGGCCTGCACGTTGGTGAGCAGCGGGGCTTTCGAGAAGATCGCTGTGCATGACTACGATGTCTTCTTCCTGCTGACTGTCATGATGCTGATAGTCATCATATGGATCATCTTCTACCTCTTTGGCACCTCCCGGTGCCCAGATGCCATCCTCTGCAAGGACTCCCATGCTGGACCCATCTGGCTGAGAG GAGGCCTGATCCTATTTGCCATTTTCAGCCTTGTGATGGATGTGTTCAAAATAGGATATTACTCAAGCTTCTACAGCTGCCTGTCTGCAATCAAAATAATCTACCCCATTGTGCAAGCAATATTTGTGGTCATCCAG ACATACTTCCTGTGGGTCTCTGCCAAGGACTGTGTCCACGTGCACCTGAACGTCACGAG gtGCGGCTTGATGCTAACGCTGACTACAAACTTAGCAGTGTGGATGTCAGCAGTGACAGATGAGTCTGTTCACAAAGCACATTCAAAGTTGAAGAAGAATGTGACAGATGAAATCttcagatggcttttgaaaG CGGGAATGAGAAGTAGCTCACCTGAAGAATGCAATTGCAACAGCCAAATCTGCCAGGTCTTCAAGAACGGCTACTTTTGGCTGTACCCCTTTAACATTGAGTACAGTCTCTTTGCCTCTGCCATGGTCTATGTCATGTGGAAGAATGTTGGACGCTTCATAGACCACCACTCCCACCATGTTCATCGCCTGAAGttcaggctcttcagaaggaCCTTCTTCGTAGGCATTGTGTTGGGCCTCATCACTCTCGTGAGTGGTTTGGGAGTCCTTATTCTTTATGAGGTGCAGGTTAATTCCAGCACTGAATCCAGCAAGAAGAGCCAAGCCCTCACCATGTACTATATCTTCAACATTGTTTGCCTGGGCCTGATGTCTCTTGTCTGCATTGGTGGCTCTGTCATCTACCGGTTtgacaagagagacatggatcGGCACAAGAACCCAACCAGGACCCTGGATGTGGCCCTGCTGATGGGTGCAGCCTTGGGACAGTACGCTATTTCTTACTACTCCATCGTGGCCATTGTAGCCAGCACACCAAGAAATGCTATCAGCGCACTCAACCTCACGTATGCTCTCCTAATGATTGCTCAGCACACCTTCCAGAACATCTTCATTATCGAAGGCCTCCATCGGCAACCCCCCAAGGAGGACCACAAGCATGATTCCCACCAGAAGGATCTCTATGGACTCACCTTTGTCAACATCAATGCAGTGTCCCTCCGGATGCCTGACAGCGGCAGCACCTTGGCCCCTAGCACAGTCTCTGGCGCTGAAGCCATCCATCCTTCTGACCTTGTGAGGTCCCTCACTGCTCCCAAGAGGATGAACTGGAGGAGGAAGTTCTTAAGGGAGATCTCCATGTTCCTCCTGCTGAGCAATATCATA CTCTGGATCATGCCAGCCTTTGGTGCCCGGCCCCAGTTTGACAATGACACAGAACTGAACTTCTATGGTGATTCCATGTGGCCGGCCATCGTGGATATTTGCCTGCCCTTTGGGATCTTCTACCGAATGCATGCAGTGGCCAGTTTGCTAGAGGTCTACACCATGTCCTAA